Below is a genomic region from Drosophila albomicans strain 15112-1751.03 chromosome 2R, ASM965048v2, whole genome shotgun sequence.
TACAGGAACGCATTGGCCAGCACACTCGGGATGCCACCATCCAGACTCTGGGAATTGCTCAACAAGCGGCAACTGTAGTTGCCACAGTTAATGGATAATGCAAtaggaaaataattaaattttataatttaatttaattaactgaaatatgtataaatataatataataaattaatttcaaaatgtaccaattacatttcttcttctttttatttgaaataattacgAAATGGTAACAAAGATAGGTGCACCGTTACCTAAGTGGGTAACttaagcaaatcaaaataaaaaacagaaaaattaaTGTCAGcagcacataataaatataaactttatacaaattatataaattgaacCAAGGATATGCGAGaaatttaagtatatatatattaattgttGGTAAACATTAGGTTAAGACCCCAGCCAGCAGGTCTTGAGGATGATGGCGTTTCAGGCTTCTCCTGACCGTAGTGCGATCACTTGGCGTTAGGCGCCTGTTTGGGTGACCTCTAAGCCTCTCCGTGTATTTTTGTGCAATCGCATGAATTTTATCGCCAATTTCAGCTACTTTGAGGTCGCGTTCAATGTCCGCCGTTCTCATGTATATGGAGCTCTAATAATAAGCTATTACAAGGTGGTTTATACACTATTAtgtaattttaagaaattttcttcaaaataaaagtttaacaTATCATGGTTATTACATCTGTTGATAATCCGTCCAATAAATGTTACAATCTAAAGACGTACACACATAAGATTTCGAAAAAGGTTTTTTATTACACTAGTCCGCTTACCTATGAGAAGACAATCTTTGTGCTGACTTTGCAGCCTGACAGCAGACTGAGTATCTCTCAATCCATACAGATTATTTACAAAGAAAGTACCAAGTAGTCtgaataataagaaattttaataacatttcttttaattagaCAATTTTTGCCATATTCTGAAacaatagaattttaaattaaatactacacagtatttgaatttgtacTTGTTACTTCTTTattaataaagtataaatttgttttttgtaatctactttttcaaattttcattaatattatttacaataatgaTGATGTAATAAATAATCGTTTGATAATGAGTTGTATGGTTTCTATTTAACCCCTGGCTGTAGCTGCCACATTAGCTGCTTGCTGAGCAATTCCCAATCCTTGAATTGTGGCATCCCGAGTGTGCTGACCAATGCGTTCAATTTTCTTGCCAATCTTCTTCAACCAACCGGCCTCAGATTGTCCCATGCTGATGGCCAGAATGAGGGCAACGAAGATGAAGACCTTGTAGAAGTTCATGTTGAGTTTTTAATGGAAATATTCCTTGTACGCTGAAGGATTCTGGAACTGTTGAAGCTCTTAGTGAAGCTGGATGACTGATGACTAGACTGACAATTATGGGGCTTATATACCGCAAGCGAGCCAGCATCTGAATGGAACTGATAAGATGCGAACAAGCGTACGGATGAAAACGGTCGCTTCGAGgggattttttaaataaaaagcacTGTAAATATCAGTTTCTCAaatacaagtaaaaaaaagtggtCAAATTGATAAAGTGGGGGAATATTTTATAGGTGTAGATGTATGAATATGGTAAACGtaaagtttttattgcatttttatgtctGTATATGGaactaattgttgtttttccaAAAACTTGGAATTAAAACAGTACACGTTTTTAGAGTATCATGTAAcctttatataattattaacaaaaatgttttgaaaaaGTGATcatatattgttattatgtaAAAAAACATGAACAAATTTCAGCCGAATTGACTATTTggatatataatacatatctCAAGACAATGATGTATATGTAAAGACATTCGAGTTCTTTGTGAGAAAGAGGCTAAAGAGAGAAGTGTTTAAGAACTCTGCAACTCTTGTATACATCTTAGACAGAATATAGGTATA
It encodes:
- the LOC117575963 gene encoding cecropin-1/3, giving the protein MNFYKVFIFVALILAISMGQSEAGWLKKIGKKIERIGQHTRDATIQGLGIAQQAANVAATARG